Proteins encoded within one genomic window of Candidatus Berkiella cookevillensis:
- a CDS encoding homoserine kinase gives MSVITSITEGELTDFLSAYNLGELQSYQGITEGTVNTNYLLNINHQKYIFTVFEVLNKETAEHYLTLTEFLSKQALSCATPLLDNHQNSIRYIKGKPACLVSFLPGKSNQHPSPENCRQIGLYLAKMHINSQSFKPLSNPMGIEWRTEHALKIFTKLSLDDQQLLQAGLNIQKKIHWDLLPKSTIHYDLFRDNAFFEKDQLTGVIDFYYACFDVMLLDLAIAINDWCTNWQDKKFNISPVHFRALLNGYQTIRPFETLEQQELLLFLQLMSFHFWLTRTVNQHFPPIGESITLKDPNEFKKIFKNWLSITSLKI, from the coding sequence ATGTCGGTGATAACAAGCATTACAGAAGGTGAGCTAACTGATTTCTTAAGTGCATATAACTTGGGTGAATTACAATCTTATCAAGGCATTACAGAAGGGACAGTCAATACAAACTACCTGCTCAATATCAATCATCAGAAATACATCTTTACTGTATTTGAAGTACTCAATAAAGAAACCGCTGAACACTATTTAACACTCACAGAATTCCTTTCCAAACAAGCGCTTTCCTGTGCCACCCCCTTATTAGACAATCATCAGAATTCAATTCGCTATATTAAGGGAAAACCTGCGTGCTTAGTCTCTTTTTTACCAGGCAAAAGCAATCAACATCCTTCGCCTGAAAATTGTCGACAAATTGGCTTATATTTAGCAAAAATGCATATTAATTCGCAATCCTTTAAACCCTTATCTAACCCTATGGGAATAGAATGGCGCACAGAACATGCTTTAAAAATATTTACCAAACTATCTCTTGACGACCAGCAATTACTTCAAGCTGGCTTGAATATACAGAAAAAAATTCATTGGGATTTATTACCAAAATCTACCATTCATTACGATTTGTTCAGAGATAATGCATTTTTTGAAAAAGACCAATTAACCGGCGTAATTGATTTTTATTATGCTTGTTTTGATGTGATGTTATTAGATCTTGCGATTGCTATTAATGATTGGTGTACCAACTGGCAAGATAAGAAATTCAATATAAGCCCAGTGCATTTTCGCGCTTTATTAAATGGCTATCAAACGATTCGCCCCTTCGAAACACTTGAACAACAAGAGCTACTCTTGTTCTTACAATTGATGAGCTTTCATTTTTGGCTAACGAGAACCGTCAATCAACATTTCCCACCAATCGGCGAATCTATTACGCTTAAAGATCCAAATGAATTTAAGAAAATTTTTAAGAATTGGCTCTCAATCACTTCACTTAAGATCTAA